The genomic stretch AGCGGTTTTGGACAGCAGTTGGGAGAGAAATCAATGGCCTCACCATTCGTCTCAACGCAGGTACCATTTGCGAGCACTTGGGGAAAATCCTGTTCAAATCCCACGAAATCCTTGTTGAGAAAATCAGAAAGGAAATCGTCGTCCATTTCAAAATCCATCACGAAGTCCGAAGAGTAGTAGCCTCCTTTTCCGGAAAAAGCACCTGATGCAGGGTCGGGGCCAACTTTTTCGCCGTTGTCAGTAGTACGAGCTTCGCTGAAGTCGTCTTTGGCTGCAGCCCCGGACGGTGCCATAATTATGCCGGGTTGTTGTTGTGTACAAGAAGTTTGTAAGTCTACGTTGATGAAACCTTTAGTTAACCTTCTAGCCTTCGTGCGGACCACATGAGTAGGGGATCCTTCTAGTTTTTCTGTATTTGACGGCTGATGAGTGCTTGTCGGATTTTGCAGTACTGGGGCTGCTCTGGACCTAGTTGTTGATGATGACGGCTCGGCGGCTAAGTGTTGAGGGCCTCCAATTTTCTTGGCGAGGTTGGTGTTCCAAAAGTTCTTGATTTCATTGTCTGTTCTCCCCGGAAGCCTTCCAGCTATCAAGGACCATCTGCAGGACATAAATCAGCTACTCAGCAGCAGATTTGCAAACTAGAAAAATGGTGTAGTGCGTAGAAAAAAAGTAACGTACCAACagtgtgaaaatgaaaaacatgcaTGAGGATTGAATAATAATACAGTACGAGTGAGTGTGGACTGGCCTGTTTCCAAGGAGCTTATGTAGCCTGATTATGAGgtcttcttcatcatcagttATGTTTCCTCTCTTGATGTCAGGTCTCAGATAGTTCAACCAACGAAGCCTGCAGCTCTTCCCGCATCTTTTGAGacctaggttttttttttttttttccccagtTTATAATTTGACATGACAGAATTATGAAGCTTTTAGTTTTACCACAAACCCTTATCAAGCGTGCAGATTATTAAGCATATCACGCATTAATTTAAACTGATAAAACTGACCTGCTCGTTTGGGAAGACTTCTCCATTTTCCCTGGCCGTGGGACTTGATGTAGTCTATCAGCATTGTATCTTCCGAAGGAGTCCAAGCTCCTTTCTTTAAGCCTTCCTTAGCGCAACATGGGGTTCTCcccatctttctttctttggaaAAAGGCTTTGACTCTTATTAACCTCCGAGATTGCGGGAGTGACTCTTGGCGAAGGGTACTCGTTTTTTCCACCCAAATGGTAGAGGAATGCGTGCATATTTATAAGTAGGGCTGCTCACGGATCGATAGCGagcggctcgaatacgagtTCGGTCAATATCGAACTCGAGTCGAGTTTGAACTAATCAAGTCGATTTcgaattaaaaaatattaaatttgttGGCTCACgagattgtatatatatatatttttttttattttttattttagtactCTCTTCGTCTCATTAGAAGTGTCATACTTTCCTTTTTGGTCCGTCTCAAAATTAGTTTTACGTACCAATAATGGTAATAACAACTTTCCCCGATTTCCACTGATACCCTTAAATCTTACAACAAGATTCTTATATTTTAGTGGGCTCCAAAGTTCACATAGAGAATTTTCATGTGATGGTGTGTGAGTGTCACGTTAGAACCAGCAGATTCGTGCATTGCACTTTCTCCAAAAGAGCTTGAAAATATATCATATGTATGGGTCCAACAATTTTATTACTACTCTATCCTACCATCAATGAAGCAACACGTCAGGCTGCATAGCTAATTCAACCAGGGCATTCTTGGAACATAACCCATTACCTTTTGAAATCTGAGCACTGTTGAAAAAATGTGGGATTCCCAAAGCACGACAAATTGATCGGACAAAGGGAGTAGTAAAAttaccatagttattaaacccaatCCGGGAAGGAATCCGGCGAAAGATGTGGGTTAACGGGTTATTGGTTTAACTggtgggtgagtggttgaaccGATGGGTCACTAAAtgtcaggatcaagcgcttaccattgcaccaaaagctatagctgttagtgaaggcgcaactttatttccttaaccacaatggcagcgcaaagcaccgtaccacgctCGGCCAGCATGAGGGTCTGCACCCCTGGGTGCCACGGGCTGGGCGGTTAGTCCCGTCGAACcgggatctgagggatgttgctgattaggccaacaaTCCCTCCCCCAGCAACAGCCAGGGAGATTCGAACCCGCGAcctcgctctgataccacttgtcaggatcaagcgcttaccattgcaccaaaagctatagctgttagtgaaggcgcaactttatttccttaaccacaatggcagcgcaaagcaccgtaccacgctCGGCCAGCATGAGGGTCTGCACCCCTGGGTGCCACGGGCTGGGCGGTTAGTCCCGTCGAACcgggatctgagggatgttgctgattagaccaacactaaatatatttaaatattatatttcataattttttatataagatatatgatataaattgtaataaataatgtcatagcaaaagctcatttaatttaatttgttataaaataattaattcatataagaatcaatcaaatataaagttatttagtaatacaccaaacttcaagtgtaaAGTTTTATCTATATTCAGTGTAATTATCtagcttatttatgaattttaggtgtaaaaaattattaaaaataatatttgtctttaaaatgaattatgtaatatgttatttttgaaatccattttataacttatagagtttggagggtaataaatttttattaaaagattccaatatatttgttttagagaaaaaaaagatagaattgaaaaaacatttatatattataataaagcTATTTTGTTAGCATATTTCGAAATAGCCTGGTGGTAAGTATGTTGTAGTGTTGGATAGAGGTTTAAGGTTCGAATTCCGACAAAAGTAATAAATTTTTCGACAAGACCCGGTTCTTTGACAAAACCGGCCGGGTTTTCGGTTTTACCCCGGTCAGACCGCCGGGTTATTGACTAGTCAACGGTCTCCTTGCTCAACCGATCCAATTTAAAATCCGGCCCGGTTCAATGGCCGGTTCACCTGTTTGACCAGTTCGACCGCCGGACTGGACcggatttaataactatgaaaattaaatatatattcataatattttattatttattaaaaaattattattttatttatttttaaaaataaaataattattttttatttttttaaaaatataaaataattattattatttttaagctcgagctcgattcgaatttgagtcgagttcgagttcgagtttgatATTTTGAGTTCAAGTTTCATGAAATTAACTGAAAGCTCGACTCGATAAgtccaaaactcgactcgactcgacttgTTTGCACCCCCTATTTATAAGCATTGTGATTTTAAAGGTTAGCCGTGAGGGGTTGGCGTATATGACCAAATGTTTTCGATTAACGTTGTCCGTCCCGAAAGACTTCAATGAGGTTTCTGGCGTTTTGGTTGTCCAGTGCGCAATGGGTGACCATGTGATTTGCGCAGAAGACAATCAAGAGGAATGGGTGACCATGTGATTTGCGCATATGACGTACGGTAagatattatttgggatatttgGGATATTATTTTCTTCTGAGAACAGTATTCAGTAAGAATGTTCCGATCCAGTCAACatattttcctattttacttttcAATTCATTCCTCTAGTTCTTTCTTAATATTTATACCTGCTTAAAACCGAGGCTTGCATTTCGAGATTTTAAAGTAGTTTACTCTCCTCAAACATTGGAGATTTTAAAGTACTTATCTTGAATTAATGTATGATAATATATTCATACAAGAATCTAATTTTTATAACTTTATAATTATTGAATGTGCAAAACACGTTTATAAAAGATGCGAAACGTCATAGTTCCCTGAAATAGGTCTCTGTCATGAACAGGACAACGGTCACAACATATATTGCGGACAAATGACAAGCGCAGGTCATTGATTATTTGGGCTCCATCGATATTTGTTTGCATTCACAGAAAATGATTTTCTGTCTCATTTCTCGTCACATTTCTATCTCCACCTTTCGTTACATTATCATTGCTAATCCTTTACTAGATAGTTTACTATTTgtagtagtttttttttattttcgcATGCAGTTTTTATTGGAGCATTTAAGTTGTCACAAGAGTATAAAGGATCTCCTGTCCAACTTTCTGTACCATTTCCTATTCCAATATCTATTAAATCACCATATATCCTTTATGAACattcaattttaattttatcttgTCCCTTTAAATTCTAACACTACTAACAGAGTAGAATACAAAAAgtaacaaactaaaaaaaataaaatttaactaaaaagtgaatttttttatgaattttcttttttctttttctatttatattttatttagttTGTTATATTTGTACTCCACCCAATAACTATTGGAATTCAAGGGGGGcaagaaaaaagtcaaaatgGGATACTCataaagaaaatataatattttaataaataTTAGGACAGAAAATAGTACACCAAGTGAAATGAAAGAGAAGATCTTTTATGGTCACTAGGAATCCTAAGCATGCAAAGAGGTAAAGATATCGTTATTCCCTAACAGCCTAAACTTTGTCATATTAGCCACTATAGGGCGATCTTAATAATCATGCATATAGGCTTTGGTATAGTAACACGGATGACAACGCTCTGTCATCCCAAAAAGAGAGTCGCCTAGTTCACcaatgttaattttttttaagtggAAATTCTTGAATTGAGGAGTTCCTACTTACGATCTCTCCCGTCTTACCATCTCATCTAACCCAATCCTTCCCCGTCAATGTTTCTGCACATGCTAAATAGTACATCTGTAGGCTATAGAGTGTCAAACAGtggttattatttattttagagTTTTTGAATAGGTATCcactaatacatctaaattatTCTTAATCTATTATGTAAATTtacatactaataattattaccaTCTCTTATACTTATATATTACCctaattaattttactttttaaaaaatttaacatCAGAATTACATCCTAATGTGAATAGACCCATAAAACGtgtttttaccaaaaaaaaaaaatattaataaagaGTGAAGAGAGCGAGGGACCATGAGTCAGGGATGACCACAATCACTTTGGTTTGCACCTTATTTACACGAAATAACTTGTTtatatcatcaacatatttttcaatcaccttttttatctcacatatatcatatcaaaaaaatgttacaatatttttttttcaaaaaattatcccaaataatcttcaatccaaacacaccatACAGAAATAGATGCTCCCACGAGGCCGTGGAGGGTCAAATATGTGGTGGGCAACGAAACTGAGAATAACGTTTTTGAGGGGACCGAAAGAGGGCGGAGTGGGCCGATTAGGAGAAGCCATCGTCGTGCGGCCGCCGTGACATTGTCTCATCTCATTAGACATGAATCATTTACCCTTGAAAAATAAAAGCAGAAAGAGGGGCATGGGTCACTTTTAGCTAATTAGTTTGTTGTCCAGAAATTCACCAAGTGGTAGCTACGCACACACATATTAGTTGATTGGGGGACCTCAAGCCTTCCAGAATTTTATGTATAATAGGTAGAGCTTGTAAAAGAGTAGATGTACAGCTTTATAATATGTGCAGATTATTGAAAAACATGCCTGACAATAATCCAAGAAAATTAACTTGCAGTATTGAAATTTCACCGCTGAATGGTACAAACAAAATTGGCTATAAGTTGACGCGATGACAATCTAAGAATTGTATATGCGTTCACAATTAACTAATTGCCCAACATGAGATTTTGAGAAAACGCtaatacaaaaagaaaaaatgataatGATAATAAACCATGATGCCTGAGAAAGAGAACGTTTGGGTTGTAAACTAGCAATTCAAACCAAGGAATATGAAGCCCCAAATCAATGCTGTAAACAACACTACCCAATTGTGTTATGCTGAAGAAGACAACGAATGAAAActtgagaaaaagaaagcaatTAATTGGCCCAAGTAGAGAATTTAGTGAACATTTTTAAACTTATTAGTTGGTCAAAAAGCAGTGAAACTTGCCAGAGAATGCGAAATAAGCAAATTAGCTGAAATTCCACAAATGcctaaaattatcaaaaacaaACTTTCATAATTGTCCACCTAGTCCAAGTGTCAATAGGGGACCAAATTCACTTTCATAGTTGTGGTGGCAAGTGACTCAGTTGTAGCACTTTGATGAGGCTGAGAATCGGATGTTGGACTGATTGGTTGTTTGCCTGATTGTGTGCAGTTGATGATATTTGTTCAGGAGTCGTGTAGGATGATGAGCCAATAAAAGATATGCAAAGCTCAATCAACAGCAATTCTCTAAGTTGAGACAATGAACCATTATTCCACAATGATTTAACTTGGGGCTCAATGCGTACACGAAAATTGCAACCCAAGTAGCTGAAAATAAGTATGTAGAAACCAACTACACAAATTGATCAAATCCAAATAAAAATGTAGCCAATTATCCTTGACTATAATAGATGAAGAAAAGACTTCCCAAATAAACAGCTCCATGCATGCAATAAAAAAAGCACGATTGGCAACAAACCAATGAACACTCACTCAAATGAAAAGACTGAGTAAATGGtgcaaaagtaaacaaaaaatgCTAATAAATAACAAAGCAATTGACCAACACTTTTCAAAGCTAGCATAGAGCAAGTGGGAATGTTGAATAGAGGAAATTGCAACTTATGACTTCAGCAATGTCTCAAGTGTACAATTGATTTGAGAACGGACAATCTTAACTTCTTTTTATGCTCTGGATTTTAGCAATTTGATCACAACTAGTTCACGATCAAATGAAGAGTAAAGCATTAGTGTAAAAAGCACTATATTTGCACCGCTCACGTGAGACATCAAATTTTTTATACATCGCTTGAAAAGTAGACACCTAAACCAACAACATCACTAAAGCAAGGCAATAAAGTAAAATCACACCACCACGCTTGCTATATGCCTAACACAATTAAGCAATTTTAGCACCTTTCAACTCTTTCCACCTAAGCCACACAATGCAAACTATCAATTAATCCCACACACTAAATGTGCCCATAGGGGACCTCTGTTACTATTCATAGGAGGAACTCCCACTTATATTCTCTTAGGATATATTACTAGCATGTTTGAAGAGATAATTGTTCTCTACGTCAACTTCTCTTTGGATATTCTTCGTCctcttttttgactttttaaaaAGGCTAGATCTAATCATAACAAAAAGATCATCTGCTATCTGTTGTGGGGTTAGGTGTAATAAAAACCTAGGTAATTTGATTCCAACGGTTGCTCTAgcattttttccccttttcttctaGTTCCCTTTCTTGTGCTAGCCTCCTTTTTATCCTAGCCATATTTCTTGTCCTTGTTCTCCTAAATAGACTATCCTTGATCATTGAATGAGGATTCCATAATTTTGTCCAAGTTGAGACTTCTCACAAGGCAAATttggtcagaaacttcaaagATCGGActccttattttc from Coffea eugenioides isolate CCC68of chromosome 8, Ceug_1.0, whole genome shotgun sequence encodes the following:
- the LOC113779688 gene encoding myb-related protein Zm38-like, whose product is MGRTPCCAKEGLKKGAWTPSEDTMLIDYIKSHGQGKWRSLPKRAGLKRCGKSCRLRWLNYLRPDIKRGNITDDEEDLIIRLHKLLGNRWSLIAGRLPGRTDNEIKNFWNTNLAKKIGGPQHLAAEPSSSTTRSRAAPVLQNPTSTHQPSNTEKLEGSPTHVVRTKARRLTKGFINVDLQTSCTQQQPGIIMAPSGAAAKDDFSEARTTDNGEKVGPDPASGAFSGKGGYYSSDFVMDFEMDDDFLSDFLNKDFVGFEQDFPQVLANGTCVETNGEAIDFSPNCCPKPLSQVDRNDHGDLGSMPTLLDTALAWLNEDH